One Dysidea avara chromosome 7, odDysAvar1.4, whole genome shotgun sequence genomic region harbors:
- the LOC136260380 gene encoding WD repeat domain phosphoinositide-interacting protein 4-like: MSQSRGVLNIRFNQDQGCFACGLESGFRIYNVHPLTEKTRQDFDEVGGVSHVEMLNRCNLLAIVGGGHSPKYPERNVMIWDDLKKKMICEITFHSPVLSVRLRVNKLIVVSWDEINVFKFPDPVEHYRTIQTQPNPKGLCEVTCGVQQLLLYPADHQVGKLQVYDIDSGTNTRRVSKVIDAHQNAIACIAVSRDGNKVATASTKGTLIRVSHIHGESKPVELRRGTDHATIQCINFSHDGSFLCVSSDKGTVHIFALGNLELNTKSKLAQVGLFGAYSESLWGLAQFTIPNESPCLCAFGSDNKSVVAVCMDGSFYRYLFTTEAGPSNNCIRDSFDIFLDIGNDGI, encoded by the exons GATGTTTTGCTTGTGGACTGGAGAGTGGATTTAGAATATACAATGTACATCCTCTTACAGAAAAGACCAGACAAG ACTTTGATGAAGTTGGAGGTGTATCACATGTTGAAATGCTCAACAGATGTAATCTACTAGCTATAGTTGGAGGAGGTCATTCTCCAAAGTATCCTGAGAGGAATG TGATGATATGGGATGACCTTAAGAAGAAGATGATATGTGAGATCACCTTCCATTCTCCTGTGTTGTCTGTCAGGCTGAGAGTAAACAA ATTGATTGTAGTTTCATGGGATGAGATAAACGTATTCAAGTTTCCTGATCCTGTTGAGCATTACAGAACAATTCAGACTCAACCGAATCCCAAAG GTCTGTGTGAAGTGACTTGTGGTGTTCAACAGTTACTGCTGTATCCAGCTGATCATCAAGTTGGGAAGCTTCAAGTATAT GACATTGACTCTGGTACAAATACTCGACGAGTTTCCAAAGTGATAGATGCTCACCAAAATGCCATAGCTTGTATAGCAGTTAGTCGAGATGGGAACAAAGTGGCGACAGCTTCTACTAAG GGTACATTAATTAGAGTAAGTCATATTCATGGAGAAAGTAAGCCAGTAGAGTTAAGAAGAGGCACTGATCATGCTACCATTCAATG CATCAACTTCAGTCATGATGGATCCTTCCTCTGTGTGTCCAGTGACAAAGGAACAGTGCACATATTTGCTCTGGGAAATTTAGAGTTGAATACAAAATCAAA GCTAGCTCAAGTTGGCCTGTTCGGAGCGTACAGTGAATCATTATGGGGATTAGCCCAGTTCACTATACCTAATGAGTCACCTTGTCTGTGTGCATTTGGTTCAGACAATAAATCAGTCGTTG CTGTCTGTATGGATGGGAGCTTTTATCGTTACTTGTTCACAACTGAAGCAGGACCATCAAACAATTGTATTCGAGACTCCTTTGATATCTTTTTAGACATTGGAAATGATGGCATTTAA